A window of the Desulforapulum autotrophicum HRM2 genome harbors these coding sequences:
- a CDS encoding TIGR03960 family B12-binding radical SAM protein — translation MNKTNIQEILPLVEMPSRYLGNEANTIKKDPSTVDLTFALAFPDLYEIGTSHFGMQILYTILNQEPKIAAERVFTPAPDMEGLLRDRQIPLCSLESRKPLNTFDIIGFSLLYELNFTNILTMLDLAQIPFYADQRPDTFPLVIAGGPCAFNPEPLADFFDLFVIGDGEEVIVEISNKVMEWKATQKDAASEPGAKQALLKRLATIQGIYIPSFYRADFNDQGFQTLEPLFPEHATVKRAILTDLAKVPFPTEPIVPFGKPVHDRLRLEIARGCSRGCRFCQAGIIYRPVRERTVPDLVEITRTAMAATGYSDVSLLSLSTGDYSDLAHLMEELLAINSDQCTAISLPSIRAGRLTPELMRIIKRVKKTGFTIAPEAGTQRLRDAINKNITERDIVDTVTNAFDLGWRMIKLYFMNGLPTETQEDIQGICDLALRLAAIKPQGKGKARGKSKANINLSFATFIPKAHTPFQRSAQISTQQSIDNLNFLKKNLRHPGINLKWQNPEMSLLEGVWARGDRRLARVLVAAWEKGCRLDGWSDMFNFDLWVTAFNETGVDPAFFTTRERSADEPLPWDHIDCGVSPQFMEEEFQKALTPETTADCRENGCMGCGICDFETIEPVVHPCAPPLTGAAVSDTPMARPGDNMNLAKYRIYYSKLGDARHFGHLELAKIMRRAIRRTGIKVAYSKGFNPSMQMSFDDPLPIGMESQEEFFNITAEATTTPRQIVTGINKVLPKSISITGCAPLAAIRNSQKVNPETTYRITLNGDTFDSQEIDEFMTLSEFQVEKTSFKGKRRTIDLRKVTQRIDFLDSSHIEMVLIKDEDRTIRPAEILTTVLGLPEKAVQTATIVKLKQGNSIC, via the coding sequence ATGAACAAAACAAATATTCAAGAGATCCTGCCCCTTGTGGAAATGCCCAGCCGTTACCTCGGCAATGAGGCCAACACCATCAAAAAAGACCCTTCAACCGTTGATCTCACCTTTGCCCTGGCCTTTCCTGATTTATATGAAATCGGCACCTCCCATTTTGGTATGCAGATCCTGTACACCATCCTGAACCAGGAACCAAAGATTGCTGCAGAACGGGTATTTACCCCGGCCCCGGATATGGAGGGCCTGCTCAGGGATCGACAGATCCCCCTTTGTTCCCTTGAGTCCAGAAAGCCCCTCAACACCTTTGACATCATCGGTTTCAGCCTTCTTTACGAGCTCAACTTCACCAATATTCTTACCATGCTCGACCTTGCCCAAATTCCCTTTTACGCGGACCAGCGGCCGGACACCTTTCCCCTGGTCATTGCAGGCGGCCCCTGCGCCTTCAACCCCGAACCCCTGGCCGATTTTTTTGATCTTTTTGTAATCGGGGACGGTGAGGAAGTCATTGTTGAAATTTCAAACAAAGTGATGGAATGGAAGGCCACTCAAAAGGATGCCGCATCAGAACCGGGCGCTAAACAAGCGCTTCTCAAGCGGCTTGCAACCATCCAGGGCATCTATATTCCCTCTTTTTACCGGGCAGACTTCAACGACCAGGGGTTCCAGACCCTTGAGCCGTTGTTTCCAGAGCACGCCACGGTCAAAAGGGCCATCCTCACCGACCTTGCAAAGGTCCCCTTTCCCACGGAACCCATTGTCCCGTTTGGAAAACCGGTCCACGACCGCCTCAGGCTTGAAATTGCCAGGGGGTGTTCCAGGGGGTGCAGGTTCTGCCAGGCCGGCATAATCTATAGACCAGTGAGGGAGAGAACCGTCCCAGACCTTGTGGAAATCACCCGAACAGCCATGGCGGCAACGGGTTACAGTGACGTCTCACTCCTGTCGTTGAGCACTGGAGACTACAGCGACCTTGCGCATCTCATGGAAGAGCTGCTTGCCATTAATTCCGATCAGTGCACAGCCATATCCCTGCCGTCCATCCGGGCAGGCAGGCTCACCCCGGAGCTGATGAGAATCATCAAACGGGTAAAAAAAACCGGGTTCACCATTGCACCCGAGGCCGGCACCCAGAGACTCCGGGACGCCATCAACAAGAACATCACTGAACGAGACATTGTGGATACGGTGACCAACGCCTTTGACCTTGGATGGCGCATGATCAAGCTCTACTTCATGAACGGGCTGCCCACTGAGACCCAGGAGGACATCCAGGGCATCTGCGACCTTGCCCTACGACTTGCAGCCATCAAACCCCAGGGAAAGGGAAAGGCCAGGGGCAAATCAAAGGCCAACATCAACCTGAGCTTTGCCACCTTTATTCCCAAAGCCCACACCCCGTTCCAGCGCTCGGCCCAGATTTCCACCCAACAGTCCATTGACAACCTCAACTTTCTCAAAAAGAATCTCAGACATCCGGGCATCAACCTTAAATGGCAAAACCCCGAGATGAGCCTTTTAGAGGGGGTCTGGGCCAGGGGAGACCGGCGCCTTGCCCGGGTTCTTGTTGCGGCCTGGGAAAAGGGATGCCGTCTGGACGGCTGGTCGGACATGTTCAACTTTGACCTATGGGTGACAGCCTTTAATGAAACCGGGGTTGACCCCGCCTTTTTCACCACAAGGGAACGATCCGCAGACGAACCCCTTCCCTGGGACCACATTGACTGCGGTGTATCGCCCCAGTTCATGGAAGAGGAGTTCCAAAAGGCCCTGACACCCGAAACCACGGCTGACTGCCGGGAGAACGGGTGCATGGGGTGCGGCATCTGCGACTTTGAAACCATTGAACCCGTTGTCCACCCCTGTGCACCACCTTTAACCGGGGCTGCTGTGTCCGACACACCCATGGCAAGGCCTGGTGACAACATGAACCTTGCCAAGTATCGAATCTATTACTCCAAGCTTGGTGACGCCCGGCACTTCGGTCACCTTGAACTTGCCAAAATCATGCGCAGGGCCATTAGAAGAACCGGCATAAAAGTTGCCTATTCCAAGGGGTTCAATCCGAGTATGCAGATGTCGTTTGACGACCCGCTGCCCATCGGTATGGAGAGCCAGGAGGAGTTCTTCAACATCACAGCCGAGGCCACAACAACCCCGAGGCAAATTGTCACAGGGATTAACAAGGTCCTGCCCAAATCCATCTCCATCACCGGATGTGCACCCCTTGCCGCCATCCGGAACAGCCAAAAGGTCAACCCGGAAACGACCTACCGCATCACCCTCAACGGCGACACCTTTGACAGTCAGGAAATTGATGAGTTCATGACCCTGTCCGAATTCCAGGTGGAAAAGACAAGCTTCAAGGGCAAACGACGCACCATCGACCTTCGAAAGGTGACTCAACGGATAGATTTTCTTGATTCATCACACATTGAAATGGTATTAATAAAGGACGAGGACCGAACCATTCGGCCAGCCGAAATTCTCACCACGGTCCTGGGCCTCCCTGAAAAAGCTGTCCAAACGGCAACCATTGTGAAACTCAAACAGGGGAATTCCATATGCTGA
- the asnS gene encoding asparagine--tRNA ligase, whose translation MQRVKINQLLGSKTAMDSVVVKGWVRTKRNAKDFSFMEVNDGSCLKNIQIIAGADLANYPEVERITTGSAISVTGPLVASPGKGQSWEVQAREVEIISLSPEDYPLQKKRHTDEFLRTIAHLRPRTNKFGAIFRIRSEVIQAIHMFYRDRGFYCLSAPVITGSDCEGAGDMFRVTSLDPAEVARQGRMNFNEDFFGTQANLTVSGQLSAEMFALSLGDVYTFGPTFRAENSNTSRHVAEFWMLEPEMAFCDLDGNMDHGEELVKALTRHVMEHCAEDLSLFTKFVDKSLGGMLDTLVEQPYERVTYDEGVEILQKSGRKFEFPVDNGMDLQSEHERFLAEEYFKKPLFLTNYPKDIKPFYMRQNDDGRTVAAVDLLVPRIGELIGGSQREERLDHLERRMDEMGLSKADYWWYLDSRRFGTVSHSGFGMGFERFLMLITGITNIRDVVPFPRTPGAINF comes from the coding sequence ATGCAGAGAGTAAAGATAAACCAGCTGCTTGGATCAAAAACAGCCATGGACAGTGTGGTGGTAAAAGGCTGGGTCAGAACAAAACGCAACGCAAAGGATTTTTCGTTCATGGAGGTCAACGATGGCTCCTGCCTGAAAAATATCCAGATCATTGCAGGGGCGGATCTTGCCAATTACCCTGAGGTTGAGCGGATAACCACGGGGTCAGCCATAAGTGTTACAGGCCCCCTTGTGGCATCCCCCGGTAAGGGTCAAAGCTGGGAGGTCCAGGCCCGGGAGGTTGAAATCATAAGTCTTTCACCTGAAGATTATCCCCTTCAGAAAAAGCGGCATACAGATGAGTTCCTGCGGACCATCGCCCACCTGCGGCCGCGGACGAACAAGTTCGGAGCCATTTTCCGTATTCGTTCCGAGGTGATCCAGGCCATTCATATGTTTTACCGGGACAGGGGGTTTTATTGTCTTTCAGCGCCTGTGATCACAGGCTCGGACTGTGAGGGGGCAGGGGATATGTTCAGGGTGACAAGCCTTGATCCAGCCGAGGTTGCCCGACAGGGACGGATGAATTTCAACGAGGATTTTTTCGGCACCCAGGCAAATCTGACCGTTTCAGGCCAGCTTTCTGCTGAGATGTTTGCCCTTTCCCTGGGCGATGTCTACACCTTTGGACCCACCTTCAGGGCGGAAAATTCAAACACCAGCCGCCATGTGGCTGAATTCTGGATGCTCGAGCCTGAGATGGCCTTTTGTGACCTTGACGGCAACATGGACCACGGTGAGGAGCTGGTCAAGGCGCTGACCCGCCATGTCATGGAACATTGTGCCGAGGATCTTTCGCTTTTTACCAAATTTGTGGATAAAAGCCTTGGGGGTATGCTCGATACCCTTGTTGAACAGCCTTATGAAAGGGTCACCTATGACGAGGGTGTCGAGATTCTCCAGAAGTCGGGCCGAAAATTCGAGTTTCCCGTGGACAACGGAATGGATCTCCAGTCTGAACATGAGCGCTTCCTTGCCGAAGAGTATTTTAAAAAACCGTTGTTTCTCACCAACTATCCCAAGGATATAAAACCCTTTTACATGCGCCAGAACGACGACGGAAGAACCGTTGCGGCCGTTGACCTTCTGGTGCCCAGGATTGGAGAGCTCATCGGTGGAAGCCAGCGTGAAGAACGCCTTGACCATCTTGAGCGCAGAATGGATGAGATGGGACTTTCCAAGGCAGATTACTGGTGGTACCTTGATTCGAGACGATTTGGAACGGTTTCCCATTCTGGGTTTGGAATGGGTTTTGAGCGGTTCCTCATGCTCATCACCGGCATCACCAACATACGTGACGTTGTGCCGTTCCCGAGAACACCGGGAGCCATCAATTTTTAG
- the cobT gene encoding nicotinate-nucleotide--dimethylbenzimidazole phosphoribosyltransferase yields the protein MKTLERAMAAIQPPDTEIYEQALARLAQQARPAGSLGVLEQTSARLAAIAGTLDVHLDKKMIITCAGDHGVVDEGVSLFPREVTPQMVMNFVNDGASINVLARHAGAAIKVADIGVDFDFDPDLPIFHKKVRKGTSNFTKGSAMTRAEAIASINAGVAIVDELFEQGGVDLLGTGDMGIGNTTPSAAIIAAFSGIAPEQLTGRGTGIDDAMFANKIQVIRKGLEVNQPDPRDAIDVLAKVGGFEIGGLAGLVIGAASHGIPVVCDGFISTAGALIACELVPAAKAYLFASHRSIEQGHCFMHDRLNLTPLLDIGFRLGEGTGAALAFNLLSASTRILAEIKTFEEVAIRNENR from the coding sequence ATGAAAACCTTAGAAAGAGCCATGGCAGCCATCCAGCCGCCCGATACTGAGATCTATGAACAAGCCCTTGCACGCCTTGCCCAGCAGGCCAGACCCGCCGGAAGCCTCGGCGTTCTGGAACAGACATCGGCAAGGCTTGCAGCCATCGCAGGCACCCTTGACGTCCACCTTGACAAGAAAATGATCATTACCTGCGCCGGTGACCACGGGGTTGTGGACGAAGGTGTGAGCCTCTTTCCCCGGGAAGTGACCCCCCAGATGGTCATGAACTTTGTCAACGACGGTGCGTCCATCAACGTGCTGGCCCGCCATGCAGGTGCCGCCATCAAGGTGGCGGATATAGGCGTGGATTTTGATTTTGATCCGGACCTTCCCATCTTCCACAAAAAGGTAAGAAAGGGGACGTCCAACTTTACCAAGGGTTCTGCCATGACCCGGGCAGAGGCGATTGCCTCCATCAACGCCGGTGTGGCCATTGTGGACGAGCTGTTTGAGCAGGGCGGGGTGGATCTGCTTGGCACAGGCGACATGGGCATCGGCAATACAACGCCATCGGCCGCCATCATTGCTGCCTTTTCCGGAATTGCCCCTGAACAGCTCACGGGCCGGGGAACGGGCATCGACGACGCCATGTTCGCAAACAAAATTCAGGTAATCCGCAAAGGACTTGAGGTCAATCAACCAGACCCCAGGGATGCCATTGATGTTCTTGCCAAGGTGGGTGGATTTGAAATCGGCGGGCTTGCAGGCCTTGTGATCGGGGCTGCAAGCCATGGCATCCCCGTGGTTTGCGACGGCTTTATCTCCACGGCAGGCGCACTGATCGCCTGCGAGCTTGTACCCGCTGCAAAGGCGTATCTGTTTGCAAGCCACCGTTCCATTGAACAGGGCCATTGTTTCATGCACGACCGCCTGAACCTGACACCACTGCTTGACATTGGCTTCAGGCTCGGGGAAGGAACAGGCGCAGCCCTGGCTTTTAATCTGCTGAGCGCCTCAACAAGGATCCTTGCCGAGATCAAGACCTTTGAAGAGGTTGCCATTAGAAACGAAAACAGATAG
- the thiC gene encoding phosphomethylpyrimidine synthase ThiC: protein MKTQIELARDGIISRQMEQVAADENFNPEIIRTRVAAGEIVIPCNPNRTNQKVVGIGTGLRTKINASIGTSSDICSIENEVQKAIAIEEEGADTLMELSAGGNLDKVRQEVLKAVNLPVGNVPLYQAFKETGRKYNDPSKLDPEFLFDLIERQLSDGLSFMAIHCGINQYTIERLRKQGFRYGGLASKGGTFMVAWMDATGKENPLYEQFDRVCTLMKKYDAVLSLGNGIRAGAIHDSHDRAQMAEMIINCELAELGREQGCQMMVEGPGHVPLDEIQANIILEKRMSGNAPYYVLGPIPADTGAGYDHITSAIGAASSTWHGADLICYITPAEHLALPTEADVREGVRATKLAVRIGDIAKYPDRRENERLASMARRDMRWDDLEQHLLFPDIARKTRASRAPEDGGTCTMCGDFCAMKKGNEIFKDDIKNDKIAPGA, encoded by the coding sequence ATGAAAACACAGATAGAACTTGCCAGGGACGGGATCATCTCCAGGCAAATGGAACAAGTGGCAGCAGACGAAAATTTCAACCCTGAAATCATTCGCACCCGGGTGGCCGCAGGCGAGATTGTCATTCCCTGCAATCCCAACAGAACCAATCAAAAAGTGGTCGGCATCGGCACCGGACTCAGAACAAAGATCAATGCCTCCATCGGCACCTCGTCAGATATCTGCAGCATCGAAAATGAGGTACAAAAAGCCATTGCCATTGAAGAGGAAGGGGCAGACACCCTTATGGAGCTTTCCGCCGGCGGCAACCTGGACAAGGTTCGCCAGGAGGTGCTCAAGGCCGTCAATCTCCCCGTTGGAAACGTTCCCCTTTACCAGGCGTTCAAGGAGACAGGCCGAAAATATAACGATCCCTCAAAGCTTGACCCGGAATTTCTCTTTGACCTGATTGAACGTCAACTCAGCGACGGGTTGAGTTTCATGGCCATCCACTGCGGCATCAACCAGTACACCATCGAACGACTCAGAAAACAGGGTTTCAGGTACGGGGGACTGGCCTCCAAGGGCGGCACCTTTATGGTGGCGTGGATGGATGCAACCGGCAAAGAGAATCCCCTTTACGAGCAGTTTGACCGGGTATGTACGCTGATGAAAAAATACGATGCCGTCCTCTCCCTTGGCAACGGCATCCGGGCCGGTGCCATCCACGACAGCCACGATCGGGCCCAGATGGCCGAAATGATAATCAACTGTGAACTTGCAGAGCTTGGCCGGGAACAGGGATGCCAGATGATGGTCGAAGGACCGGGCCATGTTCCCCTGGACGAAATCCAGGCCAATATCATACTTGAAAAACGCATGAGCGGCAACGCCCCCTACTATGTGCTCGGTCCCATTCCGGCAGATACGGGTGCAGGATACGACCATATTACCTCAGCCATAGGTGCTGCCTCCTCCACCTGGCACGGGGCAGATCTCATCTGCTACATCACCCCTGCCGAACATCTGGCCCTTCCCACCGAGGCAGATGTAAGAGAAGGGGTCAGGGCCACAAAGCTTGCCGTCCGCATCGGAGACATTGCCAAATATCCAGACCGCAGGGAAAATGAGCGTCTGGCATCCATGGCAAGGCGGGACATGCGATGGGACGACCTTGAACAGCACCTGCTCTTTCCTGACATTGCCCGAAAAACAAGGGCCAGCCGTGCGCCCGAGGATGGAGGGACCTGCACCATGTGCGGTGACTTCTGCGCCATGAAAAAGGGAAATGAAATTTTCAAAGACGATATTAAAAACGACAAGATAGCCCCTGGAGCATAA
- a CDS encoding acetate--CoA ligase family protein → MERLDAIFSPQSIAVVGASATPGKVGHDIFANILKGGYTGMLFPVNPGSKSILCVRAYNTIMDIEDPVELAIIILPPKLALTSVAQAIEKGVKGIVIVSAGFREVGGEGAEMEDKLIAMCKAAGVRLVGPNCLGVINPLAGVRMNASFSARMPQAGHISFISQSGALCTAVLDFAANRDFGFSKFISIGNKADVDELDLLRYLHEDMDTDVIMIYQEALGRGPEFIQAVKEITSGSRPTPILAIKSGRTSAGAKAAASHTGSLAGSEAVYDAIFEQSGIIRVDTIDELFDFANAFACKKESALGKIVRKMPAGNRVAIITNAGGPGILATDMTMTSGLTLAEFSDETIKVLASHLPAAANIHNPVDVIGDAAFDRYENALAAVINDDGVDGALVILTPQSMTDVEGTAKAIVKVARRSSKPILSCFMGIVDVSAGVKYLQEYGYPVYKFPENAAKSFAALFRFSKWLNRQHLEQYELKHDKKRAAEVIKGCLDAGKTRLGELDGIELLKCYGMSVLPTKLAKTAKEAIALASEMKYPVVMKIASAQILHKSDAKGVMVGLNSDGEVKKAFDQIIANANAYDPKAIIDGVLVVKMATPGEEVILGVNRYPIFGPLLMFGLGGIFVEIFKDVDFRLAPIGRNEARRMMQKIKGYRLLQGFRGKPKADIETIEKTLVSISDMVMDNPEIMEMDINPMLVHEEGCGATVADCRIILKAAD, encoded by the coding sequence ATGGAAAGACTTGATGCTATTTTTTCACCACAATCTATTGCCGTTGTCGGTGCTTCGGCAACACCGGGAAAGGTTGGGCATGATATTTTTGCCAATATTCTCAAGGGGGGGTATACTGGAATGCTGTTTCCCGTAAACCCGGGATCCAAATCCATACTCTGTGTAAGGGCATATAATACGATTATGGACATAGAGGATCCTGTGGAACTGGCGATTATTATTCTTCCTCCCAAACTGGCCCTGACATCCGTGGCCCAGGCCATTGAAAAAGGAGTCAAGGGCATCGTCATCGTCAGCGCCGGTTTTCGTGAAGTGGGCGGAGAAGGTGCGGAGATGGAAGACAAACTCATCGCCATGTGCAAGGCTGCAGGGGTTCGTCTGGTGGGGCCCAATTGCCTGGGGGTTATCAACCCCCTTGCCGGGGTTCGGATGAATGCCAGTTTTTCAGCCAGAATGCCCCAGGCAGGGCATATTTCTTTTATTTCCCAGAGTGGGGCACTTTGCACCGCTGTTCTTGATTTTGCCGCGAATCGTGATTTCGGGTTTTCAAAATTTATCTCCATCGGCAACAAGGCCGACGTGGATGAACTGGACCTGTTGCGATACCTCCATGAGGATATGGATACGGATGTTATCATGATCTACCAGGAAGCACTGGGGCGGGGGCCGGAATTTATTCAGGCGGTAAAAGAGATCACCTCAGGAAGCCGGCCCACACCCATACTGGCCATCAAGTCCGGCCGAACCAGTGCCGGGGCAAAAGCTGCGGCATCCCATACCGGTTCACTGGCAGGTTCCGAAGCGGTGTACGATGCCATTTTTGAACAGTCCGGTATCATTCGGGTGGACACCATTGATGAATTGTTTGATTTTGCCAATGCCTTTGCATGTAAAAAAGAAAGTGCACTGGGTAAAATAGTTCGAAAAATGCCTGCCGGAAATCGGGTGGCCATTATCACCAATGCGGGCGGTCCTGGCATTTTGGCAACGGATATGACCATGACATCAGGGCTTACGCTGGCCGAATTCAGTGATGAAACCATTAAAGTACTGGCCAGTCATCTGCCGGCGGCAGCCAATATTCATAACCCGGTGGATGTCATTGGGGATGCCGCCTTTGATCGCTATGAAAACGCCCTTGCTGCAGTTATCAATGACGATGGAGTGGATGGGGCTTTGGTGATCCTGACACCCCAGTCCATGACTGATGTCGAGGGCACCGCCAAGGCCATTGTCAAGGTTGCCCGACGGTCCTCCAAACCGATTTTGAGCTGTTTCATGGGCATTGTTGATGTGTCAGCCGGGGTGAAATACCTGCAGGAATATGGTTATCCGGTGTATAAGTTCCCCGAAAATGCAGCCAAATCCTTTGCTGCATTGTTTCGGTTCTCCAAATGGTTGAACCGACAGCACCTTGAACAGTATGAATTAAAGCATGACAAAAAGCGGGCGGCTGAAGTTATTAAAGGGTGTCTTGACGCAGGAAAAACACGGCTGGGTGAATTAGATGGGATTGAGTTGCTGAAATGCTACGGGATGAGCGTTCTGCCCACAAAACTGGCCAAAACAGCCAAAGAGGCGATTGCCCTGGCATCGGAAATGAAATACCCGGTGGTCATGAAAATTGCATCGGCCCAGATTCTTCATAAATCCGATGCCAAGGGTGTAATGGTGGGCCTTAACTCCGATGGGGAAGTCAAAAAGGCTTTTGATCAGATTATTGCCAATGCCAATGCGTATGATCCCAAGGCGATTATCGACGGGGTTCTGGTGGTGAAGATGGCAACTCCCGGCGAAGAGGTCATTCTGGGGGTAAATCGCTATCCGATTTTCGGGCCGTTGCTGATGTTCGGTCTAGGGGGTATTTTTGTGGAAATATTTAAGGATGTAGACTTCCGTCTGGCCCCCATTGGCAGAAATGAAGCCCGCAGAATGATGCAGAAAATAAAGGGCTACAGGCTGTTGCAGGGCTTCCGGGGTAAACCCAAAGCTGATATTGAAACGATCGAAAAAACCCTGGTGAGCATTTCCGATATGGTTATGGACAATCCGGAGATCATGGAAATGGATATTAATCCCATGCTGGTTCACGAGGAGGGGTGTGGGGCAACCGTTGCAGACTGCCGGATTATTTTAAAGGCAGCGGATTGA
- a CDS encoding general secretion pathway protein GspB, translating into MSSILKALKKLEQETLEEQTEPTPAMGLNIRPERNRRKEKTRRTTNKTTPWIWIIFLTLLFIGAGTFVTFFFHGPGTVTPAPPKTAQAPETAPIKTEAKPTPDIAVARQPKPPAPVAQAEPSQLPSPAPHAAPLQRPGSRHQGLSPQLSKAIPPSEPSPPAMGTLDSSPQPPAPKPNQVTGTEISVMEDANLTINAISWSTVPEKRLAVINSILVREGQTVGGFRLVEIEEDQVIVEQSQKKWRVMFRLR; encoded by the coding sequence GTGAGCAGCATATTAAAGGCCCTTAAAAAACTTGAGCAGGAGACCCTGGAGGAGCAGACAGAACCCACACCTGCCATGGGCCTGAATATCCGACCGGAACGAAACCGCCGGAAAGAAAAAACCCGCCGAACAACAAACAAAACAACCCCGTGGATCTGGATCATTTTCCTGACCCTGCTTTTCATCGGCGCTGGCACATTTGTAACCTTTTTTTTCCATGGCCCTGGAACGGTGACACCGGCTCCACCCAAAACAGCCCAGGCCCCAGAAACGGCTCCCATTAAAACAGAGGCAAAACCAACACCCGACATTGCCGTTGCCAGACAGCCAAAACCCCCTGCCCCGGTAGCCCAGGCAGAACCATCACAGCTTCCTTCCCCAGCACCCCATGCCGCCCCACTCCAAAGGCCTGGGTCCAGACATCAAGGCTTGTCACCACAACTTTCCAAGGCCATTCCCCCTTCCGAACCTTCTCCACCGGCCATGGGAACCCTTGATTCTTCACCACAACCACCTGCCCCCAAACCCAATCAGGTTACCGGCACTGAAATTTCAGTCATGGAAGACGCAAACCTGACAATCAACGCCATATCCTGGTCAACGGTTCCTGAAAAACGCCTTGCCGTCATAAACAGCATCCTTGTCCGGGAGGGACAGACCGTGGGAGGATTTCGCCTGGTTGAAATTGAAGAAGACCAGGTGATTGTAGAGCAATCCCAAAAAAAATGGCGGGTGATGTTCAGGCTTCGGTAA